CCCTACTTACTAGAGAGGGAAGATTGCAAAAGGAGAACAAATATTCTTGCTGAATGAAGGAAAGGGCTGTTTGGAAATCTGAAGAGAGATGACTCAGTAAGCTTATGCTGGGGTGGGATGGAAGGGAGTGAATATTCCCAGAACAAAAAGAGAGCATTCTGCATCTTTGCTCTTTGGCCCAGATGATTTTAAGTGACTGCGACTGGGGTTATTAGACATTTGGCCATCAAGTCAACTGCCAACATTAATTCTAACTTCCACAGTTCTGAAAGAGGAAGCCAACATTTAATTCTAACTTCCACAGTTCTGAAAGAGGAATATGGGGAGGTGTGGTTAATCAGGTACTTGAATAATAGCACTATTTAAGCACAGTGACTAATTATGCTGTCTAAATTCAACAGCATTTGGGTGTCTTTTAGGGGCAAAGGCATTATTGATTAAATTATAATTTTTTTatgaatttctgtcttcccctctagattgtaaacttactttgggcagggaacatgtctgccaactctgttttattttactctctcaagcaatcaaaacagtacatagaaagcactcaatgaatatcattgatgatgataatgtcaaAATTGCTAAAGGTTTTACCTCTAAAAGTAGGTCTACTGGAAATCTGCAGGGGCTGCCCATAGAGAATAACACAGATTAGCTTCTGAGATTATAAAATAAAGTGAAGGAGGTGAAAGATTTTAAACAGCTGGATAAAAAGAGCCCTCTtacctgttctcttcctccaGACAGCTAGATACATTTGGCAGTGTTCACTCTGCCAAGAATCATTCTCAGATTCATTTCATGTGTGTTGAAATGAAACACGAGGGAGATACTTGTGGAAATTAAAAGCAGAGGTTAAGAAAGGGAAGGACTCTATCCCTTCGTGAGATTATTAACTTCAGATAAAGCCAATCTATGATTACTAGATTTGTTCCTTGTTTTTCCCTTTATTTTCTCCAGTATTTCAGCCATTTGGGCAGGAGCCTAGAGAGGAactaaaaaataaattatttcattttcctaCTTGTTAGCAGCTCTGGAGAGACTGGTAGGTGAACTAACCTTTTGGCCAAAATATAGCATTTTGAATTATCtgtagatttctgccagcattgTCATAGAATCAAGAAATGATTGTTCTATAGTTTGAGTATTCAGAGGCTAGATATCTGACATTTACCATTATCATATTCACTGGTGTAAAATCCATTCTTTTCGTCTTTAATGGAAAGAAGATATATCTGTCATAAATTGCATTCTTTTGCATTTTGTATGTCAGTCCAAAATTCAATCCTACCTGTAGAATGAAGTAGAACTGCAGTGACTTCCAAATTATTCCTCTCTAGTTTAAGCCTAAGAACCATGTTTATATAAAAGTTTAACCCTCTGGGATTAAATCCTCAGGGTCTGCAAATACTTAATATCAAAGAGGCTGAAAACAATAATTAAATGATTTGTATATGCTTTGATCACTTCAAATACTATTTGAAAATCAATTATGAATAATTACATGAGAAGCAATGGGTGGagggaatggagaaaggggagagattgattgtttgagaagTGAAGACATAGAAGAATGAGGGAGATGAATGAGATGGGGTAATTCAAAACAAGGAATAAACATAAGGAAGATATAGGGTGAAAAAGATGGGAAAAAGGGATACAGACAGGATGGGTTataaggagagaggacagggggaATAGGTGGAGGCTCTTGGTGATCCATTTGTTGGGAGTACTGGATGTTAgattggatagtaataataataataataataataatcatacttgttaagtgcttactatgtgccaagcactgttctagagatcGGAGTAAAGAGTAGAGtccagggattcagaggacctgagttctaatctcggctctaccacttgtctgctgtgtgaccctagaagagtcactttacttctcggtttcccagtttcctcatctataaaatgagtattaaatacctgttcgccctcctacttcgattgtgaTCCCTTTTGAGGCAgaagctgtgtctgacctaataataagaataataacaaatgtggtatttcttaagaagtGCTTGCTTTGGGTAAGGCACTGTATTgtattctggggtagatgcaagcaaatcgggttggacacagtccctgtcccacaaggggctcacagtcttaatccccattttacagatgaggtaactgaggcacagagaaatgaagtgacttgcccaaggtcacacagcagacaagtggtagaaccgggattagaacccaggtccttctgactgtcaggcccatgctctatccacttggtatttaccccagtgcttagtacagtatttggcatttattaaacacctagcacatactattattagtatgagCAGACCACTGAGTCAGTGACAGGATAAAGAACTGTATTGCCTAATTTCCCAAATAAAGCAGCTGACCAGCACTGCAGAGACTTTCTCAACCTTGGAGAAATCTGTTCTTCCTACAGTACCGCAGAGCTTAGAGTGGTGGCTTCTTGTCACAGTAATCCCCGGTGGTGAGGATTATCTCTTACACTAAGTGTGACTCTCAGTTTCAGGCTCCTCCTGGGACCCTGAGATGGATTTTTGTCCCTGTGGACTCCTACGAGCTGGGAGACTGGGGGTTTGAAGGTGATGGGGGCCTGGAGAAGTCCAGGTAGAGCTAGAAACTTGGGTCTTTTCCTTGAAACTTCTTGGAATCCCAAGTGGGAGACTGAATTTCCTTGGTACTATGGGTATTCCTGAATCTGGAGCTATGTCCAATCCAGCTGTTCTGAGGATTTGTTCCCCAGAGAAATTTCCCTAAGGCTGTCCAGGTTTACCTGGGTTATTTCAAAATTCGGACTTGAGTTTGGACAGAACAGCACATTCTACCCACTGTGGGGTCAGAACCCTACAGTTCCAACAGTATCGGACAGATGGCAACTCCATCAGGGATTCTGTCATGCCTAAATTTCCTAAGATGACTGCCCTTTGGAAACACTCATGCCTGATCCTTCTAACTTGGGCAACTGGGTCAGTAGTAGAAATTTTGACCTGAATGCCCAGGATATTGTTTCAGTTCTTGACTAGCGTTTTAAACACTATAATTGTTGAAAAAGCTTCAATACACCTGGCAATATTTTGAGTACTAAATGACCcttagtgctcaggaaatactgatTCCCCATCTTTTCCTCCTGTTTAATGATCAAGGAATTTCGTTAAGCATAACAAAAAGCAGAGTTTTGTTAACTCTGGAAGAATTTAGTTTATGGATTAGCTATTCTGTTACTGCAACCTTGCAAGGCACTCTGGATAGGCTAACACCTTCCCTTTGAGTACTTCTCAACCTGAAGTTGACAGTTTAAATAGGCTTATAAGAAGAAGAGATGATCTCCAATTCAACCCAATCTGGTCCTAATCCCTTTGTGTAAAGAAACCTGAGGGTCAACCAGAGTTGATTTCCCTTTGTTTATATAAAGATAACTTCAGTACACCCTTTTCATTAGCACAGGAAAAGCAAATCTTATTTACAAATGGGTTTATCACCACTATTTATGTTGGGTGGAGTGTTTGCAAAGTAATAGACTCAGTTCCAGAAAACAAGTCAAAGACAAAGAACCTGCCTTTTAGATCCAAGCATTTTAATGAAGGAAATGGGCAAACATGTACAGTATCATTCTATCTTTATGAGTATGctctgtctctttttttaatggcatttgttaagcactttttatgtgccaggcactgtaataagagcttgtatagcttaatcaggctgggcacagtccatgtcccatatggagctgccagtcttaatctcccttttgcagacaatggaacggaggcacagagaaatgaagtaatttgctcaaggtcacacagcagataagtggcagagccaggattggaacccaggtccttctgagtcccgggccaaTGCTGTACCCATCCGTCACACTTTGCTGTGACTAACGTTGGCTGGCTGTGTGTTGAGAAAGGAGGTAACCTCATTTGCTTCTTATTCAACTGAAGTGATTTACTTTGGTTTCAAGCAAATTTATTCTTCGTTTATCCATTGCAGAATGTTAGCCTTTCTAGATTTTGCCATATGGTGGAATGTAAATCAGAGAAATGATCTCCTGGCTGTATACTTGGCCATTAGATGAACCTCAGAAAAAGGTCAAAAATGATTATTGGTGAATGCTCTGCTCTCCCTTCAATGTCCAGAACAGTATTTGCAATGCACCTTCCAAAGAGATGGAAGTTAAAAGAGTTTTCCTCCTCAGCCTTCccatttcatcatcagtggtatttattgagtgcttactgtgtgcagaatgctatacCTAGCACTTGGGATTTCCTTTCCTGCAACTGGAAATAAGCAAAGGGAGGCTTATTCCTCATGTTCCAAGGGGACATAAGGAAAATCACTGGAAAATAAaagctgtggtattcattaaacactggtTATAAGCTGAGCATtattctacatgctggggtagagacaagacattcaggtcaggcacagtccctacccaaatggggctcaaaggctaaggggaagggagaacaggtgtttaatccccatttacagatgaggaaactgaggcccaggaaaataaagtgacttgcccatatgaCAGAATTTCTGAAGGGAAAGTGCCAGAGCAGGGGAGTTTTAACATCATTGGAATATTGCAGAAAGAGAGCTGGATGACACTGGAAATACAGAAAGGCAATTAAAAATAGAAAATGCATGTATTGTTGAATCTATCATCTGAGATACGCAGGGCTCAATGATTAACTTTAAACCCAAATGAACTGGGGGTTGAACCCCTACCTGTGTTTGAGAACTCTTCTAGTTTTGGACTGTGTGTGCTTTCAGGGTTCTGTGAATTGGGGAATATTGTAcaatccttgaaggtagggactgTGGGAATACTCTGTTGTATTCCCTTACAcctttaatatggtgctctgctcagagtaagtttTATTTGTTGATTTATTGGTTGGGATAGGCAGCAGAATTCTGCATCTTGTGAAGTTACTTTCCTGTATGAGATGGGGATAGAAATTTCTCCAGGCTCTGGAAACAAGATGGGATTTTGTAAATCTGCCATTTCTCATGAAAACTGGGCAAAGAATTATGattatcagtagtaataataatagtatttggttgGAGTTGATTTAACTTTAAAGTAGTCACTTTAAGGACCTAGTGTAATGACTCGTTAAAATGTTTCTTTCCGTTTGTCATTAGTGCAGGATTGTGTCAAAACaatctagaagagtgaagtggacAACTGAGCCAGTTCACTATATTCCCCAAACAAATGCCCAGCTAGTAAAGCTGACATTTTGGAATGAAGttgatttaatcaattaatcagtccatcaaccaatagcatttgagtgcttaccttgggcataacattgtactaaacacttgggaaagtaaaagaaAATAGGCTTGTTTGccatttcacttaacttctctgggcctcagttacctcatctgtaaaatggggattaaaactgtgagccccccgtgggacaacctgatcaccttgtatcccccccagcacttagaacagtgctttgcacatagcaagcgcttaacaaataccatcattgttattattattattatgatccctgccGTCAAAGAGTTTACAAGATTAGCCCCCTGCattcattgtctgctgtgtgacctttggcaaatgcattcattcattcaatcgtatttattgagtgcttgctgtgtgcagagcactgtactaagctcttgggaagttaacttctctgtgtctcatttccctcatctggaaaatggggattaaaagtgagacCCCTATGTGGAAGAAGGGCTGAgcccaacccaattttcctgtatctaccccaggataggacagtgattaacaaataccgttactattattattatctggatgatTATTCACCTTTTGCCAGTTCACTTTGCTTTGGTAGACAGTATCAATGATTGTATACAAAGCAAGAATCACATTATGAATTAGGGATAAGATTAGTCTGGTGATCACCATTCTAATGCTGATTTGAGTAACAGTATTACATGCCAACTCAATAGAATTGATCACAGTTGTCTTTCTTTGTTCCCCTTCTCTGTGACAAACATCTTCTGCCAGGAACTTTTTACCACCTTATTTCTTAGACTGTATATCATCGGGTTCAGCATTGGGATCACCAAAGTGTAAAATATAGATATACCTTGGTCTGTATCCACTGCTGAATTAAACACGGGTTGGACATAAACCAATATTCCAGTCCCATAAAATAAAGAGACAGCTGTAAGGTGGGAAGCACAGGTAGAAAAGGCTTTGAATCGTCCATCAATAGACTGAATTTTCAGGATGGTGGAGAGGATCAAAATATAGGAAGCAAGAATTGGTACAATTGTACTCATTGTTACCAACGCACTGAAGACAGATGACAGAATTTCTGAAAGAAAAGCACTAGAACAGGAGAGCTTTAACAGCTTTGGAATATCACAGAAAAAGTGGTGGATAACATTTGAACTACAGAAAGACAACCGAAAGACAAAAAATGTCTGTATAGCGGAATTTAACATTCCGGCTACATAGGACCCAATGATAAACTCTAAACACAGATGCTGGGACATGATTGTGGGATAAAGAAGGGGATTGCAGACTGCTAAGTAACGATCGTATGCCATTATAGCCAAAAGATAACATTCTATGGTTGCAAAGGCAGCAAAGAGACACAATTGTGTAACACAACCAGAGTAAGAAATGACCTTTCTTTCTGCAAGGCAGTTAACCAGCATGTTGGGTGTAATGTTAGAAGAGCAGCAGAGGTCAATGAAGGACAAGTTACTGATGAAAAAATACATTGGGAGGTGAAGTTGGGAATCTTTCCTGATTAATATGATCATCCCAAGGTTTCCAAGCAGAGTGAAAATATAAACAACAAGAAATGCCACGAAGAGAGTGCCCTGTACATCTGAGTAACTTGAGAATCCAGAAAGGATGAATTCTGTCACTAAAGTGTGGTTTTTCCAGGGATCCATCTTTGAAGACTCGGATATCTGGGGAACGAAAAAGTATGCTGGAGTTAGAAAAGAAGTTACAGCTCAACTGATTCAATATCATAATTACTGTCTTCCTATTCTCATAGCATGGAAACAATTACAGTATAtatggaagcacttagtacaatgtactgaacccagtaagtgttcaataagtaccattatttgattgatatgGTAGGCatgaaattatttttattgtattgccctttccaaagtgcttagtacagtgttctgcacacaataagtgctcaatcaattccaAAAAAATTCAAAAATGATGAGTTTGGAATGTTAATGATCTCAATAGTAAAGCATACTTTCCTAATGCCTTTCTCTAAATGATACTGTGGTGCCAAAGGAGACCATAGATTTGATCTTACTAATGAAGAGATCATTGAAATTCACCTGATATAGTTTCTTAAAAAGAGTTAAGTTTATACAGGAAGATTagcccacaggaaaaaaaatatctgaATGGGTGAGCCAAAATCaaatcaagcacttagaacagtgggtggcacttagtaagagctaataaataccatcattattattataaatcaccaAAAGAGCTTTTTCATAACCATTAATGTAGTATTCTGATACAAGGGAAACACCCAGGTTTGGATAAGATTAAATTAAAGTTCCTTCATTAGGTCATCAGATTTAACTCCCACATTATTTTGGGGAAAggcactactttgtgcctcagctctctcatctgtaaaatgggcataaaatatccatttttccctccttcttagactgtgaaccccatttgggatggggacagagtaagatctgattattctgtatctaccccagagctttagcaacagtgcttagcacacagtaagcacttattagataccttaatcagcattattattaagcagaaaaGATTCTGAAAAGTCATCATTCAAGTAATTATCAACCTCTGTTCAGGTTTTAGGTGATAAGTCCTGCCTACATCTATTTGGGTCCTGCCTAtatagaagcacttagtacagtgctctgcagaaagtaagcggtcagtaaatatgattgaatggatgaatgaatatatcgcATCCCATTTGGCATCTACTGCTGGAACCCCAAGAAAATATATAGCCAATTCACTCTCCTCTTTACAATCCTTCCAGTGCACAGCTGAATCATATTTGTGAGATGGACTGAGGAGAAATGAGTTTAAGGAGGGAGGCAGCGGTGTTTCCCAACATGGCaccttatttttcctcctttcccctcctgttTTAGGCTGACCTTACACTTGCTGAGTTGAAAGAGTCACAGTGACTTTTCATTCGCGTGATTTAATTTGTCTAGGCTGACATCAGCCAGAGTTTGATTTTGCCCTCATTCTGAAGGGACTGTGAATTAAGGTCCATGGGGCTTGCATGAGAAAAGGGGATGTGATCTATATGTGTTTAGAACCACTTTACTTGCATGCAATCCTGGAGAATTGAATCTGCACATGCTTCAGTATTTGAGGTGATTGATATGCTAATCTATTACCATAACAGCTctgacattttaaaataataattacggtatttgttaagcacttactaagtgccaggcaatgtactaagccctggggtggacagaagcaaatcgggttggacacagtccccatcccttgtggagctcacaatctcaatccccattttacagatgaggtaactgaggcacggagaagcgaagtgacttgcccaaggtcacacagcagacaggtggtgaagctgggagtggaacccatgacgttctgactcccaagcctgtgctctatccactgtaccatgctgcttctttaatatgtTAAATGATTTCCCTAAACTCACCTGAATGATATTGCATAGAAACTCTTTTTTCTTGTTTTGAGGCGGTCACTGCGCAAATGAGATTAGAGGAACTTTTTACAGTTTCAGCTCAAGTTTCTTGTGTTCTGGTGCTTTTATAGTTCTATAACCAGATCTATAAATAACaatcacctcccccaccccatcccaaacATACACACGCATCCCATTGGAAGGGAAATAAAAAAGATAATGAAGAGAGGTTGTGTTTATCCTCTGAGCATCATTGCAATACTTCTGAGAGTTACAGGAAAGGAgactaggggagggaggaaagcctGGGTAATCAAACCCCAAAGGATTACACTCAGTTGAACATAAATAGCCCAAATTCCCATATCTTTGTCTATCTAGTGAATTGCATATTACTGACCAAATATGAAAGCCTTGTTTAGGATGTCTTTAGCAAATCAGTTCAGGAGAAGCTATGGATCTTTTCTGCTCACACATCATGACTCCAAGAGAACATTTTGAAAATGTTctatagtgatagtatttaataGAGATTTAATTTTCAGACTTTTTTGTCACTGTGAGATATTCCAAACTAAATGATCAAAAAGCAGAAGTACTTCCATAAATTCATCTGAAATCAAGTAAGTAATATTTCATTGAGAGAATGAATATCAGTCCAACAAGAGCTGCTTATTCAGGGAAAATGAAAGcctagggaagagaaaggagaaagatcaaTTACTGAATTAATAATGTCTCAGAATTTTAGCAAATTATAAAATTCACTAGCAGTTTACAATAAATTCTTATTTGGATATTTGGAATTAAGATTTCTGGAAGTTTTGTGCAAATTTAGACTGAACAGACAGGTGAGCAAGACACTGAATATAGTGAGAAGAAAGTAGTTTGTCATTCATAAATAGGATTTGCTCAAACTTAGCTCAGGGCCTCCTCTAGTTCTTTCTTTGaaacccttttttcttttttcaaatacAGGTACATCATCTTGAGAAAATGGCTGATGGAAACTTCACTTTTGTGTCAGAGTTCTTTCTTTTGGGATTAACTGATGATCCCGTTCTTCGTGTCATCTTCTTTTTGATATTTCTCATGGTTTATTCTGTCACTATAATGGGCAATCTCTGCATTATCATGTTGATCAGAGTCAGTTCCCAACTTCACACTCCAATGTATCTCTTTCTGAGCCACTTGGCTTTCATTGACATTTGGTACTCGTCTAGTGTCACACCAAAGATGCTCAAGGGCTTCCTAGTGGGGAGAGATACAATATCCTATGCTGGCTGTGCA
This genomic stretch from Tachyglossus aculeatus isolate mTacAcu1 chromosome 22, mTacAcu1.pri, whole genome shotgun sequence harbors:
- the LOC119944043 gene encoding putative olfactory receptor 8G2, producing the protein MDPWKNHTLVTEFILSGFSSYSDVQGTLFVAFLVVYIFTLLGNLGMIILIRKDSQLHLPMYFFISNLSFIDLCCSSNITPNMLVNCLAERKVISYSGCVTQLCLFAAFATIECYLLAIMAYDRYLAVCNPLLYPTIMSQHLCLEFIIGSYVAGMLNSAIQTFFVFRLSFCSSNVIHHFFCDIPKLLKLSCSSAFLSEILSSVFSALVTMSTIVPILASYILILSTILKIQSIDGRFKAFSTCASHLTAVSLFYGTGILVYVQPVFNSAVDTDQVIFLMSPWNMRNKPPFAYFQLQERKSQVLDEKNGFYTSEYDNELWKLELNVGFLFQNCGS